One genomic region from Quercus robur chromosome 4, dhQueRobu3.1, whole genome shotgun sequence encodes:
- the LOC126722012 gene encoding exopolygalacturonase-like — MGENLSIVTISLLLFLASTNAVQVFDIKSYGGQPNADITQALTKAWTAACAVAGSKVVISTGTYKLGLVTLLGPCKGAIEFNLQGTLEAPSDVASFKGKDFWVSFQHIDSLTMSGGGIFDGKGQTAWQKNNCDQESDCKMLPTSIRFDFVTNSIVSDIQSKDSKAFHINVYGCKSLQIQDVTITAPGNSPNTDGIHIGHSSSITISNAKVGTGDDCISIGDGTQGVTINQVTCGPGHGISVGSLGKYENEQPVSRIRVIGGTLSSTTNGVRIKTWPASTPGTASDIHFENIVMNNVANPILIDQGYCPNGQCSSKSPSKVKISNVSFKNIRGTSSTKEAMKLICSSGVPCQQVVVADIDLAYKGAGGSTTSTCVNVKPAVSGKQNPPACTTKQ; from the exons atgggagagaatttgagcaTTGTAACAATTTCCTTGCTATTGTTTTTGGCATCCACCAATGCCGTGCAAGTCTTTGACATTAAATCATATGGAGGACAGCCTAATGCCGATATCACCCAG GCTTTGACGAAAGCTTGGACAGCTGCGTGCGCAGTAGCAGGaagtaaagttgtgatttcaaCAGGGACATACAAACTAGGTCTAGTGACTTTGTTAGGTCCATGCAAAGGTGCTATTGAGTTTAACCTTCAGGGTACCCTAGAGGCCCCATCAGACGTTGCCTCCTTCAAGGGTAAAGacttttgggtttcttttcaaCATATCGACAGTCTCACTATGTCAGGTGGTGGAATTTTTGATGGCAAAGGACAAACGgcatggcaaaaaaataattgtgacCAAGAGTCCGACTGCAAAATGCTTCCTACC AGTATAAGGTTCGATTTTGTCACAAATTCAATAGTCAGTGACATTCAATCGAAGGACAGCAAAGCTTTCCACATAAACGTTTACGGATGTAAGAGCTTACAAATCCAAGATGTTACCATCACTGCACCCGGAAATAGCCCTAACACCGATGGAATCCACATTGGACATTCATCTAGCATCACCATCAGCAATGCCAAAGTTGGAACAGGTGACGATTGCATCTCCATTGGTGATGGAACCCAAGGTGTTACTATTAACCAAGTAACTTGTGGACCTGGCCATGGTATCAGCGTTGGAAGTCTTGGAAAGTACGAAAATGAACAACCAGTTTCAAGAATTAGAGTAATTGGTGGCACCCTTAGCAGTACAACGAATGGTGTTAGAATCAAAACATGGCCTGCTTCCACACCTGGAACTGCTTCTGATATACATTTCGAGAATATTGTCATGAACAATGTTGCCAATCCTATCCTCATTGATCAAGGCTACTGCCCAAATGGTCAATGCTCAAGCAAG TCTCCCTCGAAAGTTAAGATCAGCAATGTTAGCTTCAAGAACATTAGAGGCACTTCTTCAACAAAGGAAGCTATGAAGCTTATTTGTAGTAGTGGTGTACCATGTCAACAAGTGGTGGTTGCTGACATTGATCTCGCATACAAAGGCGCTGGAGGATCTACTACTTCCACTTGTGTTAATGTCAAGCCCGCCGTTTCGGGCAAGCAGAATCCTCCTGCTTGTAccactaaacaataa